From the genome of Oceanispirochaeta sp., one region includes:
- a CDS encoding ferredoxin-thioredoxin reductase catalytic domain-containing protein, which yields MAEKNIVQVKMFLKALCEKQNLILNNDEDHVNSIAEGLMEMYNSLGYYCCPCREAWGDRKNDRDIICPCDYCKPDVAEFGQCYCGLFVSEDSQGKELGSIPDRRDDALCP from the coding sequence ATGGCTGAAAAAAACATAGTACAGGTAAAGATGTTCCTGAAGGCCCTTTGTGAAAAGCAAAACCTGATTCTTAACAATGATGAAGATCATGTAAACTCGATTGCCGAAGGGCTAATGGAGATGTATAACTCCCTGGGATACTACTGCTGTCCCTGCCGTGAAGCCTGGGGGGATAGAAAAAATGACAGGGACATAATATGTCCCTGTGATTACTGTAAACCTGATGTTGCAGAGTTTGGACAGTGTTATTGCGGCCTCTTCGTATCAGAGGACAGCCAGGGTAAGGAACTCGGTTCCATACCCGACCGCCGTGATGATGCGCTCTGTCCCTGA
- a CDS encoding DUF4230 domain-containing protein yields the protein MNTLRLGFFILIVSLVFSLFFLIQGQTLNLPWQSRTDKKVYSTLMETSEASLLQSAEFRMKVLFPYDFMEEGDDVNWQVLQWFYNNDPDAYLLKSSLSFYPDLKLPAKWKYASLYALCRESGVDPANDSDFFIVISAIARAGVPFSSDKMLIQPLPLSADGSPRVDMILPSPGITEIIIEDRTDEDNGFPELTMTPDQWSRFIRILSPQIRELAVREGILDLAEESAALLLKDLFEGAGIEIQKIEFSS from the coding sequence ATGAACACTCTCAGATTAGGATTTTTCATCCTTATTGTATCTCTTGTTTTCAGTCTTTTTTTTCTGATTCAGGGTCAAACCCTGAACCTGCCCTGGCAGAGCCGGACAGACAAAAAAGTCTACTCCACTCTTATGGAGACCAGTGAAGCCTCGCTCCTTCAGTCTGCAGAGTTCAGGATGAAGGTCCTCTTTCCTTATGATTTTATGGAGGAGGGTGATGATGTGAACTGGCAGGTCTTGCAGTGGTTCTATAACAATGATCCCGATGCTTATCTACTCAAGAGTTCCCTTTCCTTTTATCCGGATTTGAAACTGCCGGCGAAGTGGAAGTATGCCTCTCTGTATGCTCTATGCCGGGAGAGTGGGGTGGACCCTGCGAATGATTCCGATTTTTTTATAGTTATTTCTGCCATTGCCCGGGCGGGTGTTCCTTTTTCATCGGATAAAATGCTGATTCAGCCTCTGCCTTTGAGTGCCGATGGGAGTCCGCGAGTGGATATGATTCTCCCCTCTCCAGGCATTACAGAAATAATCATTGAAGACAGAACTGATGAGGATAATGGATTTCCGGAACTGACCATGACTCCCGACCAATGGAGCCGGTTTATCAGAATCCTCAGTCCTCAAATCCGGGAGCTGGCAGTTCGTGAAGGAATTCTGGATCTGGCGGAAGAAAGTGCTGCCCTTCTCCTGAAGGATCTGTTTGAAGGAGCTGGAATTGAAATACAAAAAATTGAATTCTCAAGTTAA
- a CDS encoding DUF6259 domain-containing protein — protein sequence MSSESIIYHTDDLVCSLHIDGAVETTKSGPLYIFRILSSSQASILKLDAEIRNPDTSWFWWPNHEGERGLLSKVHERLETLEGMTRGISVLYPISGSCRTIIIGDATGGIILSAMPDEKGRISKITVKSKTSEHVEFVVKTGRSCWILTQYQGGAEEALTWMNRIIEKVKWPVLEKAAPTGEFLLQVGLIGPDYDCLVPVEKGFLILEDIAKIMKKELGKGHWLHVFGYAHGHDLLYPDFKPSEFLGGSARLKEAIRAVHRKGQKVSFYLNLRIADESVVENDFELKKSVFLDALGKPVVEKAHERSFIVMNPESRIWQNRLVKEAERLIDLGADGLELNFSGQQTLLVPLGEQWGAGIREIITRIRNLGVKVWYRGCSDIYPADWAEMSREEQVMDIDGNIFSGSFIGEFDPRLFMTLVPGLSYLMPLSRDDVPVTEGTVIMKDLEDIMGGLFIYDEEYLERIEMILRRAAVERAERAELQEVIEVEKEEVPEQKDSETSSFVIDEFP from the coding sequence TTGAGCAGTGAATCGATAATTTACCATACTGATGATCTCGTATGCAGCCTTCATATTGATGGTGCCGTGGAAACGACTAAATCGGGTCCTCTTTATATATTCCGAATACTATCCAGCTCCCAGGCCAGTATATTGAAACTGGATGCAGAGATCAGGAATCCTGATACCTCCTGGTTCTGGTGGCCTAATCATGAGGGTGAGCGGGGACTTCTTTCCAAGGTTCATGAGAGACTCGAGACCCTCGAGGGTATGACCAGAGGTATATCTGTCCTTTATCCTATCAGTGGGTCCTGCAGAACCATCATTATCGGCGATGCAACGGGGGGAATTATCCTCAGCGCCATGCCCGATGAAAAAGGCCGGATCTCCAAGATTACTGTAAAAAGCAAAACCTCGGAACATGTCGAATTTGTCGTGAAGACAGGCCGATCCTGCTGGATTTTGACTCAATATCAGGGAGGGGCGGAAGAGGCGTTGACCTGGATGAACCGGATCATCGAAAAAGTAAAGTGGCCTGTCTTGGAAAAAGCCGCACCTACGGGTGAATTCCTCCTCCAGGTGGGATTGATCGGGCCCGATTATGATTGTCTGGTTCCTGTGGAGAAAGGCTTTCTGATTCTGGAAGATATTGCAAAAATTATGAAAAAAGAGCTGGGAAAAGGCCACTGGCTTCATGTCTTCGGCTATGCCCATGGCCATGACCTCCTTTATCCTGACTTTAAACCATCTGAATTTCTGGGTGGTTCCGCTAGATTGAAAGAAGCCATACGGGCCGTCCACCGTAAGGGGCAGAAGGTCAGTTTTTACCTGAATCTCCGTATTGCAGATGAGAGTGTCGTCGAGAATGACTTTGAACTGAAAAAGTCGGTTTTTCTGGATGCTCTGGGGAAACCGGTGGTGGAGAAGGCTCATGAAAGATCATTCATTGTCATGAATCCCGAAAGCAGGATCTGGCAGAATAGGCTGGTGAAAGAAGCCGAAAGGCTGATTGATCTGGGAGCAGATGGTCTTGAATTGAATTTTAGCGGGCAGCAGACTCTTTTAGTTCCCCTGGGAGAGCAGTGGGGCGCGGGCATTCGAGAGATCATCACCCGGATCAGAAATCTTGGTGTGAAGGTCTGGTATCGGGGCTGTTCGGATATATACCCTGCCGACTGGGCTGAGATGAGCCGGGAAGAACAAGTTATGGATATAGATGGCAATATCTTTTCAGGAAGTTTCATCGGAGAGTTCGATCCCCGTCTTTTTATGACTCTTGTTCCAGGACTTTCCTATCTAATGCCCCTTTCACGGGATGACGTTCCTGTGACAGAGGGAACGGTTATCATGAAAGATCTTGAAGACATCATGGGGGGACTCTTTATTTATGACGAAGAGTATCTGGAACGGATAGAGATGATCCTGAGGCGTGCGGCAGTCGAGCGGGCAGAGCGGGCAGAGCTGCAAGAAGTAATCGAGGTTGAAAAAGAAGAAGTACCGGAACAGAAGGATTCAGAAACCTCATCCTTTGTGATTGATGAATTTCCCTAA
- a CDS encoding thioredoxin family protein has translation MKTFAISVFLLFSSLSFISADAYPPVGWTSDVLSALSESEDTGKDILLNFTGSDWCSWCHKLWAEVFGTKEFKEYAEENYILVYLDFPNGIKQTEEVKKQNEVMSSLFGVKGFPTIWLMDSTQLPLMKTGYQAGGSSAYIKKLEEGRPDLDEATKEEYRKLVRQTIRDNIGSW, from the coding sequence ATGAAGACTTTCGCTATAAGTGTTTTCCTTCTATTTTCTTCCCTTTCTTTTATCTCTGCAGATGCCTATCCTCCTGTGGGATGGACCAGCGATGTTTTGTCAGCTCTTTCCGAATCCGAGGATACAGGGAAAGATATTCTGCTGAATTTTACGGGTTCTGATTGGTGTTCCTGGTGTCATAAGCTCTGGGCCGAGGTATTTGGAACCAAAGAATTCAAAGAATATGCCGAGGAGAACTATATTCTGGTATATCTGGATTTCCCAAATGGCATCAAACAGACGGAGGAAGTCAAAAAGCAGAATGAGGTCATGTCTTCACTCTTTGGAGTCAAAGGGTTTCCCACCATCTGGTTGATGGACTCCACCCAGCTTCCCCTTATGAAAACAGGCTACCAGGCGGGGGGCAGCAGCGCCTATATCAAGAAACTGGAAGAGGGAAGGCCCGATCTGGATGAGGCCACCAAAGAAGAATATCGGAAGCTGGTCCGTCAGACCATACGGGACAATATCGGTTCCTGGTAA
- a CDS encoding DUF4230 domain-containing protein, whose protein sequence is MSPGKKKSSPSLRIFLLVSLVFLAMFLPLGAWMYTKQQGENKRLALTKKLEMLGELTTVTQRYRSVFYVREKKNFIQDKSLLFTADFNVYAGVDLAEGFDLQLKGKKARLILPHGQIFLVDADDATIHQILIKERFSSIDTGDFLPLISEEGEKIRLQVLEQDIAGEAEERAASLLKGILRSAGLEDISILFRSEGPGSGQAARGAESS, encoded by the coding sequence TTGTCTCCTGGAAAAAAGAAATCATCCCCTTCTCTCCGTATTTTTCTCCTTGTTTCTCTTGTTTTCCTGGCAATGTTCCTGCCCCTCGGGGCCTGGATGTACACGAAGCAGCAGGGAGAGAACAAACGCCTGGCATTGACAAAAAAACTGGAGATGCTGGGAGAGTTGACCACGGTTACACAGCGTTACCGTTCGGTTTTTTATGTCAGGGAAAAAAAGAATTTCATACAGGATAAGTCTCTGCTTTTTACGGCTGATTTTAATGTATATGCCGGAGTGGATCTGGCCGAGGGGTTTGACCTGCAGCTGAAGGGAAAAAAGGCCCGGTTGATCCTTCCTCATGGACAGATCTTTCTGGTAGATGCAGATGATGCAACGATTCATCAAATTCTGATAAAGGAACGATTCTCCTCTATCGATACAGGAGATTTTCTCCCTCTGATCAGTGAAGAGGGGGAGAAAATCCGCCTTCAGGTTCTGGAACAGGACATTGCCGGAGAAGCAGAAGAAAGAGCGGCCTCTCTGCTGAAAGGGATTTTACGGTCTGCCGGGTTGGAGGATATCAGTATTCTCTTCAGGAGTGAAGGTCCTGGTTCAGGCCAGGCGGCTCGGGGAGCCGAATCATCATGA
- a CDS encoding glutaredoxin: MFDNIEFNSIPGNRDKHRLRFMGLTTCGFCRKAKQFLDDNDFSYEYLYLDKIDPDEKKKLKIEFSEHFDKRLSYPTLIIDDKEILTGFIRIAWEQELLEDA; the protein is encoded by the coding sequence ATGTTTGATAATATAGAATTTAATTCGATCCCGGGAAACAGAGACAAGCATAGGCTGCGTTTTATGGGCCTGACGACCTGCGGCTTCTGCAGAAAAGCCAAACAGTTTCTGGATGACAACGATTTCAGCTATGAATATCTGTATCTGGATAAGATTGATCCCGATGAGAAGAAAAAATTAAAAATTGAGTTTTCAGAACACTTCGACAAAAGACTGAGTTACCCGACTCTTATCATTGATGATAAAGAAATCCTGACGGGTTTTATCCGTATTGCCTGGGAACAGGAACTCCTGGAAGACGCTTAA
- a CDS encoding YbgC/FadM family acyl-CoA thioesterase produces MSDNLSGIINDNTHYFPKRVYYSDTDAGGVVYHSRYIDMAEHGRSELIRLLGGDQKSLLDESGLAFVVRSLNVSYNRPAFLDDMLSVRTRLSKCENFTLIFDQKIYRDNELLTELEVKIGCISLGDGKPKPMPREWKQVIEEKMMS; encoded by the coding sequence ATGAGTGACAACTTATCCGGTATTATAAATGATAATACCCATTATTTCCCGAAAAGAGTGTATTACAGCGATACCGATGCAGGGGGTGTGGTCTACCACAGCCGATATATTGATATGGCCGAACACGGCAGAAGTGAACTGATCAGATTGCTGGGGGGAGATCAGAAAAGTCTCCTCGATGAATCAGGTTTAGCCTTTGTCGTACGCTCTCTGAATGTAAGCTACAATAGACCGGCATTTCTTGATGATATGCTGTCTGTACGAACCAGGCTCTCGAAATGTGAAAATTTCACACTGATTTTTGATCAGAAAATCTATAGAGACAATGAATTACTCACAGAGCTGGAGGTGAAAATCGGCTGCATCTCCCTGGGAGACGGAAAGCCGAAACCCATGCCCAGGGAGTGGAAACAAGTCATCGAAGAAAAAATGATGTCTTGA
- a CDS encoding TetR/AcrR family transcriptional regulator encodes MSQKEKDLESSSDKIMKAALDVIAREKISGLRMRQISEEAGMSQGILHYYFHTKKELLSRLLDFILLLFQKERNSDFASSDGSPAGKIHAFFQEKKRSILEKKMEYIQFDFWVQGTMDTDLKEKIQKSYLNWRYNLYEVIQEGVVSGEFKADRAVGVDAMIVSLLMGGSVQYLIDESAFELDQYLNQAESMVLGYLKGTTGLP; translated from the coding sequence ATGAGCCAAAAAGAGAAAGACTTGGAAAGCAGTTCTGATAAAATTATGAAGGCGGCTCTCGACGTAATAGCCCGTGAAAAAATAAGTGGTTTGAGGATGCGGCAAATTTCTGAAGAAGCCGGAATGAGTCAGGGTATCCTTCACTATTATTTCCACACTAAAAAGGAGCTTCTTTCCAGACTCCTTGACTTTATTCTGCTCTTGTTTCAGAAAGAAAGGAATAGTGATTTCGCCAGCTCCGACGGCAGCCCTGCCGGCAAGATCCATGCCTTCTTTCAGGAAAAAAAAAGATCCATTCTGGAAAAAAAGATGGAGTATATTCAGTTTGATTTCTGGGTTCAGGGAACAATGGATACGGATTTAAAGGAAAAAATTCAAAAATCTTACCTGAATTGGCGATATAATTTATATGAGGTGATTCAGGAAGGTGTTGTTTCCGGTGAATTCAAGGCAGACCGGGCCGTTGGGGTCGATGCCATGATTGTCTCTCTCCTTATGGGGGGATCAGTCCAATATCTGATTGATGAATCCGCCTTTGAATTAGATCAGTATCTGAATCAGGCCGAGAGCATGGTCCTGGGATACCTGAAGGGAACAACCGGTCTTCCCTGA